The DNA sequence GTGCGCAGCTGCTGGGCAAGGATGTGCGCGACTACCCTGGTTGTGGCGCTGCCGGCGGCATGGGCTTCGCGGCCCGGGCCTTCATGGCCGCGCAGTTCCGCCCCGGGGTGGAAGTGGTGGCCGAACTGGCCGGCCTGGAGGCCTTGGTGCAGGGCGCCGACCTGGTGATAACCGGCGAAGGGCGTTTCGATGCGCAGACCTTGCGCGGCAAGACCCCCATGGGCGTGGCGCGCCTGGCCAAGCGCCATGGCGTGCCGGTGGTGGTGCTGGCCGGGACCCTGGGTGAAGGCTACCAGCAGCTGTATGCCCATGGGGTCGATGCGGCCTTTGCCTTGGCCAGCGGGCCGATGAGCCTGGAACAGGCCTGTGCCGATGCTGCCAGCCTGCTGCGCGCGCGGGCCTGTGACATTGGCCGTTTGTGGCACAGCGCAAGGCGAAGCTGATCGCTGCTGCGGCTGCCCGTTCGCGCAGGAAAAGCGCTGCCCCGTACGCTCGGCAGCACGGCCAGCCGCCAGCGAGGCGTCAGGGAATCAACGCTTGCGCCTGGCTGGCCGGTAGCACGGCCAGTTCGCCAAAGCGCTGCGCCGAGTCGATGTAGCGCAATGCGGATTTGGCGTCCTTCCAGCCCACGTAGCTCATCAGCGATTTCAGTTCCCAGCCGTTGGCCGTGGCCCAGGTGGCGAAACCACGGCGCAGCGAGTGGCCGGTATACAGCGCCGCCGGCACCTCGGCGCGCGCCAGCATGCGCCGCAGCAGGCCGACCAGGCTGTTGCTGTTGAGCGCGGCGTCACCCAGGTTGCCCCAGCGGTCCAGCTTGCGGAACACCGGCCCGTGGGCGATGCCGGCCACCTCCAGCCATTGCAGGTAGGCCGTGACCGGGCACAGCGCCTTCAGCGCCGGCGTGCGGTGCTGCACCCCCAGCGCTTCGCGGTCGCCCTTGCTGCGCGGGAGGAACAGGGTAATGCCGACACCGGCCTCGGCATGGATGTGCTCGATACGCAGCCGCGCCAGCTCATCGCCACGAAAACCGCGCCAGAAGCCCAGCAACAGCAAGGCCGCATCGCGACGGGCGCGGCGCAGGGCGGCCAGGTCATGCCGTTGCCGGGCCTGGCGGGCTTCTTCTTCGAAACATGCTACGGCGCTTTGCAGGTGCTGCAGCAACAACGGCGCGGCCTGCTTCGGCGGTGTCGGGTGCAAGGTGCGGATACCGCGCAGCACCTGGCGCACCAACGGTGCCTTGGTCGGGTCGGGGAAACCTTGCGCAACGTGCCATTGGCTGAGCGCAGCCAGGCGCTGGCGCAAGGTGCTGACGGCATGCAGGTCGGCATGCTCGGCCAGGTAGCGGGCAATGCTCTCGGCCGTGGCCGGGAGAAAGCCACCCCAGTGGGTTTCGAAATGCGCGATGGCGGCCTGGTAGCTGCGCCGGGTGTTGTCACGCGTGGCGGCACGCAGGTAGCGCTCGATGTCGGTCATGGTGCGGTGTCGATGGGCAATGAGCACACAATAAACCGAAAATGGTTTGGCTGTCCTGCGCTGTGGGCACCCGGGTCAGACGCAAGCCTTGGCCTGGAGGCCGTTGAACGGCGCATAGTCACGCAGTTGCGCCGGCGACAGTGGCCGACTGAAGTGGTAGCCCTGGGCGATATCGCAGCCGGCGAGTTTCAGGCATACCACCTGTTCGCGGGTTTCCACGCCCTCGGCTACCACTTCCAGGCCCAGGCGTTTGGCCAAAATGATGGTGGAGGACACGATCGGGCTGTCGTCATGGCTGTTGGACAATGCTGCGACCAGCGAGCGGTCGATCTTCAGCTTGCTCAGCGGCAACGTGTGCAGGTGGGCAAAGCCAGCGTAACCACGGCCGAAGTCGTCCAGGCTGATACCCAGGCCGGCACCGCGCAAGCTGTGTAGCTGCGCCACTGACGTGCCTTCGGGATCAAGAATCGCGGTTTCAGTGATTTCCAGCTCCAGCCGCTGTGGCTCGATACCGTGCTGTTGCAGTTTGGCCAACAACTGCGCCGCGAACCCCGGCTGACGCAGTTGCAGGGCAGATACGTTCACCGCCAGCCGCGTCTCACGGCCCTGGCTGGCCCACGCTGCCAACGCCTCGCAGGCCAGGCGCAGCACCTCCCAGCCCAGCTCGACGATGAAGCCGCTGCGCTCGGCAAGGCCGATGAAGCGGTCCGGGTAGAGCAGGCCGAATTCGGGATGGTCCCAGCGTACCAAGGCTTCATAGCCCAGCACCTGCTGGGTGTCGAGACGAATCTGCGGCTGGTAGTGAAGCACGAACTGGCGTTCGGCCAGGGCGCTGCCGAAGGCCTGTTCGAGGGTGAAGGCCTGGATATCGGCCAGGTTCAGCGACGGGTCGAAGAAACGGTACTGGGCACGCCCGGCCTGCTTGGCCGAATACATCGCGGCATCGGCGCTGCGGATCAGGCTGTCGATGTCCTGGCCATCGCGCGGGCAAATGCTCACGCCTACGCTGGGGCTGGTGTTGACCTCCTGGCCGTCCAGGGCGTAGGTGGCCGAAAGTTTCTGCACCAGTTGGCGGACCCAGGCATTGATCTGTTCCTCGCTGCGCTCACCCGCCAGCAACACCACGAACTCGTCGCCACCAAAGCGCGAAGCCTCGTCGCCGGGCGCCAGCAGGCGCTGGATACGCCCGGCCACGGCCTGCAACAGCAGGTCGCCGACCTTGTGCCCCAGCGAATCGTTGATCGATTTGAAGCGGTCCATGTCGATGAACAGAATTGCCATCAGGCGCCGTTTGCCGCGCTGGCGGGTCAGTGCCTGGCCGGCCACTTCGACGAACTGGCGGCGGTTGTGCAGGCCGCTGAGGTGGTCGGTGGCAGCGGCGTGGCTGCTGCGCCGGTGTTCCTCCTCAAGGCGCTCGATCAGTTGCTGGTTGACCTGCTGAGCCTGCTCCAGCGCACTGAACGCCTCCTGGCGTTTGCGCAACAGGCGCAAGGTCCACAGCAGGCTGGCGAGGATCATCAGGGTCATGCCCAGGGTCAGCCAGAATTGCCGGGTGTTGGCCAGTGCAGCAGGTGCCAGGACCTCGTCCTGCCGCTGGCTGACCACCACGCTGAAGCCGCGCTCGGGTAGGCGCCGGTACAGGCTCTGGTAGGGGACGCCGGCCGCGTACTGCGTCAGCTTGCCCGCTTCATTGGCGTTGCCGGGCAGCACAGGCTGCAGCGCAGCAGTGGCCACAGCCATGCCGCGGGCGTCAATGCGCAAGCGTTCCAGGCCATCTTCCTGCAGCAACCGCACCAGCCCGCTGCTGCCCAGGTCGATGTGCTGCAGCAGCACCGCCAGGTAGCCGATATCCAGCTGCACCACCAGGATGCTGGCAAGGTCGTGGCCGGGCGGATCGGTCAGCGGCAGCAGAAAGGCTAGCTGCCGGTCGGGCAGGGTAGCCGGCTGGCTGGGGGGGTGCAGGCTGGCCAGGAAGGGCCTGAAACCATAGCGCGACACGTGCCGTTGCAGCTCCTGCAGCCAGGCTTCGGGCAACTCGGCAGCCACCTCGGCATGGCTGGCCGACAGTAGCCGGCCCTGCCGGTCGTACAGGCTCATGCGCTTGAGCAGCGGGTCTTCGGCAAGCAGCTTCGGCAGGCTGACATTGCCCTGGCGCAGGGCCTCCAGGTCATCCTGGGTAACCCGGCCCAGCGCCTGTGCGCGGTCGACCAGCTGACGCAGGCTTTCGCCGACCAGGCTGGCCAGGTTCTGGTGTTCGGCAGCCTTGGCCGCCAGCGCATCCTGCCTTGCAGTAGCCCTTTGCGACACGTGCAGCCCCCAGAGGAACGCCAGGGTCGCTGCACACAGCATCAGGATCAGCAGGCGGAGAAGGCTGGCGGATGAAAGCGAACGGCGAATCACTGCTGGTAGTTCCCGACCCTGGGTAATGGTCGAAAAATACGACAGTAAGATGACATCCTCATGACTGATGGCTAATTGCCTTTAAGGATTTCCCTGGTGCGAAGGCCACAAACGACCTGGCGACAGGCTGCTCCTCCAAGCCCCGTCTGCCTGGGAACCAACTACCCAACACCGACCTGCTTTGGTGCGCCTGCGCCTCAAATAAAGTCATCGGGCACACTTTCACTTCGTATTTTTTGCACTTAACTGTTCAGCATGCACATAGGCGGTAGTGCCAGGCGCCCGTTCCGAGCGGCTTCTCCCACTGGGTGAAAAGCGGCCTGTATCTTGCTCTCCCTGCTCCCGACTACAACCTGGAGCCCCGTGCAATGAGCTCATCCAGCGAATTCCCGCTCAGCGAAGCCCCGCAGTCCGCCCGCAAGGGCTTGCTGCCGATCGCGATGGTCCTGTTCAGCTTCACCTTCTTTACCGGCACGATGTTCGCCGGCGGCAAGCTGGGCATGGCCTTCAATTTTGTCGACATGCTATGGGTGGCGGCCATCGGCAACAGCCTGCTGGCCCTGTATGCCGCAGCACTCGCGTTCATCGCCGCGCGCAGCGGGCTGAACACCGTGTTGATGGGGCGCTTCTGTTTCGGTGAAGCGGGTAGCCGGCTCTCCGATTTCCTGCTGGGTTTCGCCGAACTGGGCTGGTACGCCTGGGGCACGGCCACGGTGGCCATCGTGCTGGTCAGGCTGCTGGGGCTGGCGGAAGGCTTAGGCATGCCGTTGATGGTGCTGTTTGGCCTGGGCTTCAGCCTCACGGCCATCATCGGCTTCAAGGGCCTGGATGTACTGTCGCGGGTATCGGTGCCGCTGATGTTCGGCCTGCTGGTGGTATCGATGTACATCGCTACCCGCGATGCCGGGGGGCTTGCCGGCCTGGCCGCGGTGGTGCCGCATGAGGCCATGACCTTTTCAGCAGCGGTAACCATGGTCTTCGGTACCTTCGCCAGTGGTGCCACCCAGGCGACCAATTGGACCCGGCTGGCCCGTAGCGGCCGGGTGGCGGTCATTGCCAGCGTGGTCGCATTCCTGCTCGGCAACGGCCTGATGGTAGTGGCCGGGGCCTGGTGCGCGATGGTCTACCAGCAGGCCGATATCGTCGAGGTAATGGTGCTGCAAGGGCTGTCGTTCGCGGCGGTGGTCATGCTCTGCCTGAACCTGTGGACGATCCAGGGGCCGACCATCTACAACGTGTCGGCGGCTGCCTGCCACCTGCTGCGCAGCGAGCGCCGGCGTACCGCAACGCTGGTGGCCGCCGGCGTCGGGATTGTGCTGGCGATCGGCGGCATGTACGAATTGCTGATCCCGTTCCTGGTGCTGCTGGGCTCGATCATTCCGCCACTGGGTGGGGTGATCATGGCCGATTTCTGGTACCGCCACCGCGGCAGGTTCCCGGCCCTCGGCACGGCACGCCTGCCACGCTACAACCTGACCGGGCTGTCTGCCTATGCCGTGGGCGCGGTGCTGGCCTGCGCCTCGCCGTGGATCGCCCCGCTGGTAGGCATCGGCGCTTCGGCACTGTGCTACATCGCCTTCGTCGAACTGGCTGCTCGGCGCCGCGCGCCAGGCCAGGCAGGCGTCGAGCCGTGAGCCTGGCGCTGGAGGAGATCCTGCAGTTGCCCGGCCTGCACCAACTGAGCGTGCGGGCCGGGGCGCGCAGCCTGCACCGCCGGGTGCGTTGGCCGTACGTGGCAGAAAACGAAGGCATCGCCGAATGGGTGATGGGCGGCGAACTGGTGTTCGTCACCGGTATAAACCACCCACGCGGTGAGGCCAACCTGCTGAGCCTGATAGAGGATGGCGATGCTGTGGGTATTGCCGGCATGGTCATTCTCACCGGCGACAGTTTCATCCAGGTCATCCCGCCAGCGGTCATCGCCCGTGCCGAACAGTTGGGCCTGCCGCTGATCGAGCAACCGTATGCGCTGAAGATGGTGGTGGTGACCCACCTGATCGGCACGGCGCTGGTGCAGACCAGCCAGGCGCGCCGCTCGCGCAATGACATACTGGGCCAGCTGCTCACCGGCGACTACCCGAGCCTGGCGATTGCCCGGCAACGGGCAGCGCACCTGCGATTGGCCCTGGATGAGCCGCGGCGCCTGCTGGCCTTGCGCCTGTCAGGTGTGGATGAGGTGTTCGAGCGCCACGGCCTGGTACTGGGTGAACGTGCCTGGCAGGCTATCCGCCAGGCCCTGGAAGACCAGCTCGAAGCCTGGTGCCGGCAACATCCGGGCAGTGTCACCGCGCAGTTGCCCGGCGACCTGTTCGTGGT is a window from the Pseudomonas anuradhapurensis genome containing:
- a CDS encoding putative bifunctional diguanylate cyclase/phosphodiesterase, with the protein product MIRRSLSSASLLRLLILMLCAATLAFLWGLHVSQRATARQDALAAKAAEHQNLASLVGESLRQLVDRAQALGRVTQDDLEALRQGNVSLPKLLAEDPLLKRMSLYDRQGRLLSASHAEVAAELPEAWLQELQRHVSRYGFRPFLASLHPPSQPATLPDRQLAFLLPLTDPPGHDLASILVVQLDIGYLAVLLQHIDLGSSGLVRLLQEDGLERLRIDARGMAVATAALQPVLPGNANEAGKLTQYAAGVPYQSLYRRLPERGFSVVVSQRQDEVLAPAALANTRQFWLTLGMTLMILASLLWTLRLLRKRQEAFSALEQAQQVNQQLIERLEEEHRRSSHAAATDHLSGLHNRRQFVEVAGQALTRQRGKRRLMAILFIDMDRFKSINDSLGHKVGDLLLQAVAGRIQRLLAPGDEASRFGGDEFVVLLAGERSEEQINAWVRQLVQKLSATYALDGQEVNTSPSVGVSICPRDGQDIDSLIRSADAAMYSAKQAGRAQYRFFDPSLNLADIQAFTLEQAFGSALAERQFVLHYQPQIRLDTQQVLGYEALVRWDHPEFGLLYPDRFIGLAERSGFIVELGWEVLRLACEALAAWASQGRETRLAVNVSALQLRQPGFAAQLLAKLQQHGIEPQRLELEITETAILDPEGTSVAQLHSLRGAGLGISLDDFGRGYAGFAHLHTLPLSKLKIDRSLVAALSNSHDDSPIVSSTIILAKRLGLEVVAEGVETREQVVCLKLAGCDIAQGYHFSRPLSPAQLRDYAPFNGLQAKACV
- the codB gene encoding cytosine permease; this encodes MSSSSEFPLSEAPQSARKGLLPIAMVLFSFTFFTGTMFAGGKLGMAFNFVDMLWVAAIGNSLLALYAAALAFIAARSGLNTVLMGRFCFGEAGSRLSDFLLGFAELGWYAWGTATVAIVLVRLLGLAEGLGMPLMVLFGLGFSLTAIIGFKGLDVLSRVSVPLMFGLLVVSMYIATRDAGGLAGLAAVVPHEAMTFSAAVTMVFGTFASGATQATNWTRLARSGRVAVIASVVAFLLGNGLMVVAGAWCAMVYQQADIVEVMVLQGLSFAAVVMLCLNLWTIQGPTIYNVSAAACHLLRSERRRTATLVAAGVGIVLAIGGMYELLIPFLVLLGSIIPPLGGVIMADFWYRHRGRFPALGTARLPRYNLTGLSAYAVGAVLACASPWIAPLVGIGASALCYIAFVELAARRRAPGQAGVEP
- a CDS encoding PucR family transcriptional regulator, translating into MSLALEEILQLPGLHQLSVRAGARSLHRRVRWPYVAENEGIAEWVMGGELVFVTGINHPRGEANLLSLIEDGDAVGIAGMVILTGDSFIQVIPPAVIARAEQLGLPLIEQPYALKMVVVTHLIGTALVQTSQARRSRNDILGQLLTGDYPSLAIARQRAAHLRLALDEPRRLLALRLSGVDEVFERHGLVLGERAWQAIRQALEDQLEAWCRQHPGSVTAQLPGDLFVVLLADSRDLPEVLATLYRQLQAATGELQLYMGLSALADDCAHYRQALNEARQALDVARHLRPANGYCNFSELGVLRLLQGIFDRSLIDDFVSRTLGPLISPGRKRAHALVHTLDALLMENGNGFKAAQRLGLHRNTVNQRILRIEQLSGQSLDDPLFRMNASVALLIWRMSEDHGKE
- a CDS encoding tyrosine-type recombinase/integrase, coding for MTDIERYLRAATRDNTRRSYQAAIAHFETHWGGFLPATAESIARYLAEHADLHAVSTLRQRLAALSQWHVAQGFPDPTKAPLVRQVLRGIRTLHPTPPKQAAPLLLQHLQSAVACFEEEARQARQRHDLAALRRARRDAALLLLGFWRGFRGDELARLRIEHIHAEAGVGITLFLPRSKGDREALGVQHRTPALKALCPVTAYLQWLEVAGIAHGPVFRKLDRWGNLGDAALNSNSLVGLLRRMLARAEVPAALYTGHSLRRGFATWATANGWELKSLMSYVGWKDAKSALRYIDSAQRFGELAVLPASQAQALIP